A region of Maridesulfovibrio sp. DNA encodes the following proteins:
- a CDS encoding adenylyl-sulfate kinase, translating into MSNSNGICVNRNWAIWITGLPGCGKSTIAARLYERLRGEGVNVFLLGMDERRKLYTPNPQYTCDERQRAYNLFIEDALSLMESGRCVIMDGVGHERCWRNEARERIGYFAEVYLRCPVNMAMKREAGRQQGLVMAGLYEKALERQRTGKQYANLGEVIGVDVKFQEDNNAECIVDTGGKNSDEVFEAVINCLQKWRRMNGIC; encoded by the coding sequence ATGTCCAATTCGAACGGTATATGCGTTAACAGAAACTGGGCAATATGGATTACCGGGTTGCCCGGCTGCGGCAAAAGTACCATAGCTGCAAGATTGTATGAACGGTTGCGTGGGGAAGGTGTGAATGTTTTTCTGCTTGGAATGGATGAGCGCCGTAAACTTTATACCCCTAATCCCCAGTATACCTGCGATGAACGACAACGGGCCTACAATCTTTTTATTGAGGATGCCTTATCCCTGATGGAATCCGGGCGTTGCGTGATTATGGACGGTGTTGGCCATGAACGATGCTGGCGCAATGAAGCCCGTGAAAGAATCGGATATTTCGCCGAAGTTTATCTGCGTTGTCCTGTGAACATGGCTATGAAGCGTGAAGCCGGGCGGCAGCAGGGACTTGTTATGGCCGGGCTGTATGAAAAGGCTCTTGAGCGTCAGCGTACCGGGAAGCAATACGCGAATCTTGGAGAGGTTATCGGCGTGGATGTGAAGTTTCAGGAAGACAATAATGCCGAGTGCATTGTTGATACGGGTGGGAAAAATTCTGACGAAGTTTTTGAAGCTGTTATTAATTGTCTGCAAAAGTGGCGCAGGATGAACGGGATTTGCTGA
- a CDS encoding nuclear transport factor 2 family protein yields the protein MKKILFSMFMLLVVVSAAVSSGASGEDEVRAQIKDVLFDYKDAYNLRDFNAIRALYAKNAQVKSFPCKSQEQIPFSVFSDGLPRCSSYWLENSFKLRLFKITSFKVDNNRCSIRVLWDYRSNEGRGKFTPSFELLHKDGKWLIENETYGRKAE from the coding sequence GTGAAGAAAATTCTGTTTTCAATGTTCATGTTGCTGGTTGTTGTTTCTGCTGCTGTTTCCTCAGGTGCTTCAGGGGAAGATGAGGTGAGGGCGCAGATCAAGGATGTGCTTTTTGACTACAAGGATGCTTACAATCTCCGGGATTTTAATGCCATCAGGGCTCTCTACGCCAAGAATGCACAGGTTAAGTCTTTTCCATGCAAATCACAGGAACAGATTCCGTTTTCTGTTTTCAGTGATGGTTTGCCCCGTTGCTCCTCCTACTGGCTGGAAAATTCTTTCAAGCTTCGTTTGTTCAAAATTACGTCCTTTAAAGTCGATAACAACAGGTGCAGCATAAGAGTGCTGTGGGATTATCGCAGTAATGAAGGGCGGGGTAAGTTTACTCCTTCGTTTGAGCTTTTGCACAAGGATGGAAAATGGCTGATTGAAAATGAAACATATGGCCGCAAAGCAGAGTAA